In Paracoccus jeotgali, the following are encoded in one genomic region:
- a CDS encoding response regulator — protein sequence MSSAELAKSIGRDLPFLRRYARALTGSQSAGDNYAAATLEAILTDRSVLDGLDPRVGLFRAFHAIWTSSGQPVADADGGERGRRAQAHLAGLTPNSREALLLNSIEGMRFDQIGEIMQIDHAEASELVRIAMDEMAKSVTGRVMVIEDETIIAMDLKGIVQALGHEVTGIARTHDQAIELAGRSRPDLILADIQLADGSSGVDAVNELLGTLGDIPVIFITAFPERLLTGDRPEPAFLISKPYTEDQVSSAVSQAMFFASTEGLEAS from the coding sequence ATGTCTTCTGCCGAGCTTGCCAAGTCCATCGGGCGCGATTTGCCCTTCCTGCGCCGCTACGCCCGGGCACTGACCGGCAGCCAGAGCGCGGGCGACAATTACGCCGCCGCGACCCTGGAAGCCATCCTGACCGACCGCAGCGTGCTGGACGGGCTCGACCCCCGCGTCGGCCTGTTCCGGGCCTTTCACGCCATCTGGACCTCCAGCGGGCAGCCGGTCGCCGATGCCGATGGGGGCGAGCGTGGCCGCCGCGCGCAGGCGCATCTGGCGGGGCTGACGCCGAACTCGCGCGAGGCGCTGCTGCTGAACTCGATCGAGGGGATGCGCTTCGACCAGATCGGCGAGATCATGCAGATCGACCACGCGGAGGCGAGCGAACTGGTCCGCATCGCCATGGACGAGATGGCGAAATCCGTCACCGGCCGCGTCATGGTGATCGAGGACGAGACCATCATCGCGATGGACCTGAAGGGCATCGTGCAGGCCCTGGGCCATGAGGTCACCGGCATTGCGCGCACCCATGATCAGGCCATCGAACTGGCCGGGCGCAGCCGTCCCGACCTGATCCTGGCCGATATCCAGCTGGCCGACGGCTCGTCGGGCGTCGATGCGGTCAACGAATTGCTGGGCACGCTGGGCGACATTCCGGTGATCTTCATCACCGCCTTCCCGGAACGTCTGCTGACCGGCGACCGGCCCGAGCCGGCCTTCCTGATCTCGAAACCCTATACCGAGGATCAGGTCAGCTCGGCGGTGTCGCAGGCGATGTTCTTTGCCTCGACCGAAGGTCTGGAAGCGAGCTGA
- a CDS encoding NepR family anti-sigma factor — MTNKRDERKKAALDKQIDQNLRRVYEEDVSAEIPDRFLALLEKLREQE; from the coding sequence ATGACGAACAAGCGGGACGAACGCAAGAAGGCGGCGTTGGACAAACAGATCGACCAGAACCTTCGACGAGTGTATGAAGAAGACGTATCGGCGGAAATCCCGGACCGTTTCCTGGCCCTGCTCGAGAAACTTCGCGAGCAGGAGTAG
- a CDS encoding THUMP domain-containing class I SAM-dependent RNA methyltransferase has protein sequence MSDLGIFLVATPGLEQPLADEAREAGFAAPLIVPGGVETTGDWLEVWRANLVLRCASRVLVRVASFRALHLAQLDKRARKLDWAGLLRPDLPVRVEATCRKSRIYHAGAAAQRIEGAIAATVGAPIVQEAAAAAVTVKLRIEDDLAVISLDSSGESLHKRGHKEAVAKAPMRETMAAGFLRQCGFDGTMPVFDPMCGSGTFVIEAAEMARGLFPGRSRRFAFQDFASFDAAAWDAMRGAATLREVSIRFSGGDRDAGAIRMSRANADRAGVGNLCHFEQGAIADAMPPDGPPGLVIVNPPYGARIGNKGPLFGLYANLGEVLRTRFTGWRVGIVTADPALARATGLSFTDTGPVVAHGGLKVRLYQAGPL, from the coding sequence CTGAGCGATCTCGGCATCTTTCTGGTCGCCACGCCGGGTCTGGAACAGCCGCTGGCCGACGAGGCGCGCGAGGCAGGCTTTGCCGCGCCGCTGATCGTCCCCGGCGGGGTCGAGACAACGGGCGACTGGCTCGAGGTCTGGCGCGCCAATTTGGTGCTGCGCTGCGCCAGCCGGGTGCTGGTGCGCGTCGCCAGCTTTCGCGCGCTGCATCTGGCGCAACTGGACAAGCGGGCGCGCAAGCTGGACTGGGCAGGTCTGCTGCGCCCCGACCTGCCGGTGAGGGTCGAGGCCACCTGCCGCAAATCGCGCATCTATCACGCCGGCGCCGCCGCCCAACGGATCGAGGGCGCGATTGCCGCCACCGTCGGCGCGCCCATCGTTCAGGAAGCCGCCGCGGCCGCCGTCACGGTCAAGCTGCGGATCGAGGATGATCTGGCCGTCATCAGCCTCGATTCCTCGGGCGAGAGCCTGCACAAGCGCGGCCACAAGGAAGCCGTCGCCAAGGCCCCCATGCGCGAGACGATGGCGGCGGGATTCCTGCGGCAATGCGGGTTCGACGGGACAATGCCGGTTTTTGATCCGATGTGCGGCTCGGGGACCTTCGTGATCGAGGCGGCGGAAATGGCGCGCGGGCTGTTTCCGGGGCGGTCACGGCGCTTTGCGTTTCAGGATTTCGCCAGCTTTGATGCGGCGGCGTGGGACGCGATGCGAGGTGCTGCGACGCTGCGCGAGGTTTCGATCCGCTTCAGCGGTGGGGACCGCGACGCGGGCGCGATCCGGATGAGCCGGGCGAATGCGGACCGGGCCGGGGTGGGCAATCTGTGCCATTTCGAGCAGGGTGCCATCGCCGACGCGATGCCGCCTGACGGGCCGCCGGGGCTGGTGATCGTCAACCCGCCTTATGGCGCACGGATCGGCAACAAGGGGCCGTTGTTCGGGCTTTACGCCAATCTGGGCGAGGTGCTGCGGACGCGCTTTACCGGGTGGCGGGTCGGGATCGTGACTGCCGATCCCGCTCTGGCGCGGGCGACGGGGCTGTCATTCACCGATACCGGGCCGGTCGTCGCGCATGGCGGGCTGAAGGTGCGGCTGTATCAGGCGGGGCCGCTCTAG
- a CDS encoding RNA polymerase sigma factor → MTKPQNRSQDAMSGDTPRDELVNHLPALRAFALSLTRDGSAADDLVQDTIVKAWTNIEKFQPGTNLRAWLFTILRNTFYSARRKTRREVSDTDGIHAAKLSTRPEHDGRLAMNDFRAAFQHLPDEQRESLILVGALGFSYEEAASMTGVAVGTVKSRANRGRRRLAELLHLADGEELEMTDRSTLAAMSGNSPVLR, encoded by the coding sequence ATGACCAAACCGCAAAACAGGTCGCAGGATGCCATGTCCGGCGACACCCCGCGTGACGAGCTGGTGAATCACCTGCCCGCGCTGCGTGCGTTCGCCCTGTCCCTGACCCGCGACGGATCGGCGGCCGACGACCTGGTGCAGGATACCATCGTCAAGGCGTGGACGAATATCGAGAAGTTTCAACCCGGTACCAACCTGCGCGCATGGCTGTTCACGATCCTGCGCAACACCTTCTATTCCGCCCGGCGCAAGACCCGGCGCGAGGTGTCCGACACCGACGGCATCCACGCCGCCAAGCTGTCCACCCGTCCCGAACATGACGGGCGGCTGGCGATGAATGATTTCCGCGCCGCCTTCCAGCATCTGCCCGACGAACAGCGCGAATCCCTGATCCTGGTCGGTGCGCTGGGCTTTTCCTATGAAGAGGCCGCCTCGATGACCGGTGTCGCTGTCGGCACCGTCAAGTCGCGCGCCAATCGCGGCCGCCGCCGGCTGGCCGAGCTGCTGCACCTCGCCGACGGGGAAGAGCTTGAGATGACCGACCGCAGCACGTTGGCGGCGATGTCCGGCAACTCTCCTGTCCTGCGCTAG